CAAACATCAAATCGATTGCATTTGCATAGTCCGCAACAGTACGCAGAGGAATGCTCACTCCAAACCCCTCTTCGGAAATGATCTTGTTCACGTTTACCAGATCGGATGACCCGATCATTGGCGTGCCGGCCGCAATGAACTCATACATCTTGTTGGGCGAAGAGATCGCCGTGTTCTGATCTGTCGCCTGATACGGCATTACACCGCAATCAGCAGACGCTGCCCAAAACAACACGTCGTCCCAGGGCACGAAAGGCAGAAAATGAACGCGCCCTGAAATCCCTAAGTCCTGTGCATGCTTTTTGAACTCTTCAACTTCCTGTCCGAATGTCAGGAAGACCTGGTGGACCTTGCGACTCTTCGCCTGCGCAAGTCCTTGCAACAAGAAATCAATTCGGCGAGCGCGGTTTATTCCGCCCTGAAACAGCATTATCTTATGGTCATCCGGAATCGGAGCTTTTTCGCGGATCCGATCGTAGCGAACTCGGATATCAAATCCTTCTGGCTGAGTGGTAGCGTTTGGGCAAAGCGCCGTCTTTCCCCGAAATGGGGAGTCTCGCTGAACAACTTTCCTGTGTTCCTGATTTATCAAGATGAGACCATCCAGATGACGGACGAGAACTCTCTCTTCTCGGAAAATCTGCTTGGCTGTGTTGTGAGGCACATTTGGCTGATAAGAATAAAGCTCATGTGCATCCAAAATTACTGGGCAGCGTATCCTGCGTTTGATTTCAAGTGCTGCGCGCAGAGTTGGAAAGTCATTCGCCACCACCATGTCCGGCCGCCAGATTTGCTCCGCATAGCGGACGACGCTTTTGTCCCAATAATGCAGAGGGACGCCCGCGGCAGAGCGAACAGGATCGCTGAGAAAATCGGCCGGCGCGCGCGTGGCTTGTCCCAACTTTGAGACCGCGCTCAGCAAAGAATAAAACAGCCCGAGGGGCGCGCGCAAAATCGCTGGCATGGATAGATGAGGCAGCAACTCGATTGCGACCTCAGGCGCCCGAAGGGAAAGCAAGGCGCCTCTGCGCAGTCGACCTGGCCCCGGCGCTAACATCTCAGATCTTATGAGATTATCTTGGCTTCGCTTTCGTCGTGGATCCGTGCGTCCGCGCTGCACGACCTCATTGACGTGGGGCGGCGTTGGAAACAATCCATCTCCTATCGGCGCAAACTGCTCCGGCTCCAGATTGATTGCGACGGTAGGAACCTCCATTGGGGTGCGCTCCCATCGACCTTCAGGTTCCTGAACGTAAAGCACCCGAAAATCGTGCCCGTCCGCCTGCATGGTCTTAATCATCAATGCAATGCGGCGATCTATCAGCCAGTTTTTGTCTAGCATGAGTATGCGCACAATTATTCCTTTCGAAAATCAGCGCTTCATCTTCTACGAAGCCAACTTTGCTTCAAGCTGCTCGCACGCCTCTTCCAGATCTCGCAATATTTGTTTGATTCGCGATTGGGCCTCTGGTGGGTAAGCGGAAGCGTGGTGTGTCATCCAAGGATGGTTTTTTCCCGTTTGAGCGTGCACGAGCCGTCTGACGCTCCCGATGACTCTTCCCGGATTTCCCACAAGAAGTGCGCCAGCCGGCACGTTTCCTGATGCTCTCGACATCGCGCCCACAAATGCGCCTTGACCCAGATGCGTGCCGGGAAGCAGGATTGACGACGTACACACAACGCTTCCCGCGGCTAGAGTACAACCCACTTGCAAGCCCGAAGGAGGAATTGGGTCATTGGTGGTCACAACATAAGGAAAAACCCAAACCAGGTCACCGACCCGTGTTCCCCGACTTATGTGAACATTTGAGTGAAATCTCACCCAGTCACCTATCGCGCAGTCACCTTCCAGATCATTGAGAGTTCCGATCTGTAAGTTCACTCCGGCGACAATACCCTCGCGAACCAAACTGGAATGTCCGACACGAAGGTCGTCACCGAATGAGGAGCCTTCATACATGATCGTGTGCGAACGAATAATAGCACGCCTTCCAATGCGCAGCGGTTGCCCTGATACCTTGCCCGCGACTGGATGCCCGAGGATGCAGTATTCGCCAACTTCGCAATCTGAACCAAGTTCGACGTTCTCGTGAACGACTGCCGTTTCAGCAATGCGGCAGTTATCGCCAATCTTGGCTTTCGATGAAATCCTGGCCACGCCAACCCCTGAGGATAGGCTACTCTCGCAGCCAATTTCAACCTTCGAAATAATTCGCGATTGCTTCCGCTACACGGTCGGAAGCTTGCCCGCAACCGAAAAACGCCTGGGCTTCCCTCGCAGGCGATTGTGGCGCGTCGAGTGCCGCCAAGACGGACGCTTCATCGGTTTTGCCGATTGTTGCCCATCTCTTTTCGATGAGATCGTGCCACGTATCCATCCGGAACAGCATCACTACCTGCTTGCCAGACCAGACGCCTTCGCGTGGCAAGCCTCCTGAATCCGTTATGATACGCACGGCCCCTTGCATCAGCCCCAACATATCAAGGTAGCTGACCGGGTCGATCAGGCGAATCGAGCCCAAGTCGCCGCCGGCGGCGACAAACTCCGACAGTATTGGGCGAGCGCGCGGGTGGACAGGCCATATTATCGGCCGACCGATCGTTCTGAGCGCAGAGAAAATCGACCGGAACCGCTCCATTTCAACCGTATCGGTATTCTCAGGCCGATGAAGCGTCAAAAGATCATAGGAGGCTGGCTTGAGGTCCAGCTTTTCTCGCATTGCGCTCCTTGCCTTCGGGAGAAAATGCAGAAAACAGTCAAGCAATACATCGCCCACTTCGCAGCTGGTGTGGGCACGCCCCTCAGTGCTGAGATTAAGCGTCGCGCGGGGGATCGGAGTGAAATTGATTGTCGCTACATGATCTGTAACGATACGATTTATTTCTTCGGGTCGCCTTCTATCGAAATCTCTGAGACCTGCCTCGATGTGAAAAACAGGAATCTGCAACTTCACGGCAGCGAGGGCGGCCGCCATTGTCGAGTTGGTGTCGCCGTCTACTAGCACACCATCGGGCTTCTCCGTCAGCAACCAAGCTTCGAGCTTTTCCATGATCTTTCCGGTTGATGCGCCCTGGCTTAACCCGCCAGCATTCAGGTTGATGTCGGGCTTGGGAAGATCAAGGTCACGGAAGAATGCCTCACTCATCGCGTCGTCGTAGTGCTGACCCGTGTGCACGAGAATGTGCTTCATGCCGCGCTGCTCAATCGCACGCTGAACGGTGGGCACCTGCATAAATTGAGGCCGAGCGCCGACCACACGCGCCAACCGTTTTGTCATTTCGATTCACCCGCAGAAGCCAGAGTAGACAAATTATACGATTGCGCGCCGCTCGCGGACAAATGCCCAAGTAGGTCAATCAAGAAATCCCTGGCCCCGTAACCTTGGTAGATCTGTGATTTGGCATCAGCATAGTTGAGCTGTGTCAGGTCAGAAACGTGCCGCGTTACTTGCCGTCGGTAAGAGTCGTTCGGACAGTTTAGGTAGATGAAGATCGGGTGGACATTGAGAATCTTGAGGCCAGGAGTTGCGAGAGGCACATGCCGCAATTCCCAAGGCAGCCCGTAATCAGCCTGGATCCCATCCTCCCAACAATATGACATTCTCACCAACCCATACTGATCCCGCTCAATCTGGCAAAACGGCCTTCCCCAATGGAAGACGCTGGCGTCGTAGGTAAGCCCTGCCTCGACTGCGAGTTGAGCTATATTCTGACCGAAGAAATTTCGGTGCGCCCGCACTCCCTTCGCATCTGGATAGACATCGAGCAGGTCGAGAATCTTGCGACGGATGCCGTGCTCGGGGTGAGGCCGCGTAAAATCAGGGTGCAGCCCCACCTCGACCCTGTCTGAAGCAGCGAGCAAAATCGGGCTTCGGTGCGTCGCGAAAACTGAAAGAAAGAAATTGAACTTGCTGACCAGGGTCAGCACGTCTTCGATGCAATAGTCCGGCGCCCAGTCGACGTCGCTGGTCAGAGCGAAACTGGAGAAACGGCCGAGGTTGTAATAGCCAACCCACGGGTCAGCGACGAAAATATTTTGCAACAAATCCGACATTGTAGAACACCTACTCGTTTTCTTACCCACAACAATTAATCGAGAGACAATCATGCCAGCGCCGGCCCGGTCTTCGCCTAAAACATTTGAGGCCGAGCATCAACTAGTGAGCGCGCGGAGTTGCTCTTACTCATTGCAGAGACCTGCAACCTGCATTAATCGCAGCATCGATTGCACCACTCTTCGCAAAATGTATCGGATTTTCAGTAATGTGCGGCATCGCAGGATTCATCAATCTACGTAATCAGCCGATGCCGGATCCGGAAACGCAGCTTAAGCAAATGAGCGCGCAGATCCGTCACCGAGGTCCTGATTGAGACTGCATTTGGATCAGCGACAGGGCTCAAGTCGGATTCGCACATCGCCGTCTGGCGATCATTGATCTCACAAACGGCGGAAGCCAACCGATGACGGGAACATGCGGTAGGATCATCACGTTCAATGGTGAGATCTACAATTATCCTGAGCTCAAACGGCGCCTCGAAGGGCGATATTTCTTCAGGTCAAACTCGGACACAGAAACTATTTTGGCAGGCTACGACGCTCGCGGTGAACAAGTCTGCGACGATTTGCGAGGAATGTTTGCATTTGCGATCTGGGATCCCGCAGCAGGTCGCCTGTTCTGCGCCCGCGATCGGTTTGGCATCAAGCCTTTTTATTATCTGCAACAAGACGATACGCTCTACTTCGCCTCGGAGCTCAAAGCTCTGTTGCCCGTCCTGCACAAAGTGGAACTCGATCTCAAAGGCCTGTCCGAGTATCTGGTCTTCCAACACGCAATCAGTGATCGGACTTTGATATCGGGGATCCGGCAGTTACTGCCCGGTCATTCGCTTTCCGTCTCCAATGGGCACATGAGAATTCGGAAATACTGGGACGTGGCATACTCACACCGGGATTGGGCGCCGGCTGAGGCAGCCGAGCGGCTGCGCGAGCTGCTTGAAGAATCGGTGCGATTTCATTTGAGATCTGACGTGCCGGTGGGCGCCTATCTTTCGGGCGGGGTAGATTCTAGCCTCATCGCATTGATGGCAGCGCAACACTCCACTCAGCGTCTGATGGCGTTTCACGGAAAGTTCACAGGAATTTCCCGGCTATGACGAAAGCCAGTTCGCACGAATTGCCGCGGAGCACGGCAACCTCGAATTGCATGAGATCGATATCACAGCCAACGATTTTCTGAAGAACATCGAAGCGGTGATTTATCATCTGGATCAGCCGGTTGCCGGTCCTGGTTCATTTCCGCAGTTCATGGTCTCTCAGCTTGCGTCGCGACACAGAAAAGTCGTCCTCGGCGGCCAGGGCGGCGACGAATTGTTTGCAGGTTATGCCAGGTATCTTGTTGGACATCTTGAACGAGCGCTTCATTCCGCCATCGACGGTTCTGTCCCGCCGGTGCGTCCAAGTCTCTCCGAAATCGTGCCTAACTTGGGCAGTCTTCGAGAGTACAAGCCTATGATCAGGCAACTCTTTGCCAAAGATCTATTTGGCTCACCTTCGGCTCGCTACTGGAGGATCGCAGATCGTTCGTCTGACATGACAGATGAAATCGACTGGGCCGAGATCGATCTCGAGTATGTCCGGGATACCTTCGAGGATACCTTCAACTCATCAGATCATCTTTCCGACAATCAAAGCCTGGACGCGATGACAAGGTTTGACTTTAAGCACCTTCTTCCAGCACTCCTGCAAGTGGAAGATAGGATGAGCATGGCTCATGGAATTGAAAGTCGTGTCCCATTTCTCGATACCGAACTAGTCGAGTTCGCAGCGACACTTCCGCCGCAAATCAAGCTTGCTGATGGGCAACTGAAGTTTCTGCTTCGAGATGCATTTCAAGCCCGCTTGCCAGCTTCGATTTTCGCGCGGCGCGACAAGATGGGATTTCCCGTGCCCCTGAAAGAATGGTGGAGTGGCGGATTGCGCGAATTCGTTCATGACACTTTTGGGAGTGAGCAGGCGCAAAGCAGAGCCATTTTCAAGCCTGAAAAAATTCTGGCAAACCTTGGCCAGGACTCCCAGTTCTCAAGAAAAACCTGGGGCTTGCTCAGCTTGGAAATCTGGTTTCGAGAATTTATGGACGACAGCTCCAAACATCAGAGATCCCGAGCAACCGTATGAAACAGGCTCAAATCGTGACTGTCGTAGGGGCGCGTCCCCAGTTCGTAAAGGCGGCGCCGCTGAGCAGAGCCATCAGGGCCGATGGCCGCCTCGCCGAGTCGATTGTGCACACCGGACAGCATTATGATGAAAACATGTCTGATGTTTTTTTTCAGGAACTGAACATTCCGACGCCAAAGCATCGGCTGAACCTTGGCGGAGGTGGACATGGCAAAATGACGGGCCGGATGATTGAGGCTGTTGAAGAAATCCTTGTTGATGAAGCGCCCGAAGCGGTCGTGGTCTATGGCGATACGAACACCACTCTTGCCGCGGCAATCGCCGCGGCCAAACTGCACATTCCAATCGTCCACATCGAAGCTGGACTGAGGTCATTCAATCGACGAATGCCCGAAGAAATCAACCGTATACTGACGGACCATGCAAGTAGCTTGCTGCTGTGTCCCACCTCACTTGCCATGCAAAATCTGAAGATGGAGGGATTGTCGGCCAAGGCGCACCTCGTTGGCGACATTATGTTCGATGCGACACTCCATGCAATCGAAACCGGCATGCGAACATCGGATATTGTCGACCGACTGGGCCTCTCTCCGGGCTATGCAGTAGCTACGCTGCATCGTTCTGAGAACACGGACGACAGTTCAAGACTTCGCCGCTGCGTGGAGTATATTTCAAAACAGGCCGATACTCGAAAAGTCGTTCTTCCGCTGCATCCTCGCACTAGGCAGCGACTGCTCGACGCCGACATTTCCCTGTCCGGCATCCAGCTGACCGAACCGCTCGGTTACGTCGACCTGCATCGACTTCTGGTCGACGCTGATCTGATCATCACTGACAGCGGCGGACTCCAGAAGGAAGCTTATTTCCATAGGAAGCCCTGCATCACATTGCGCGACGAAACAGAATGGATCGAGACGATAGAATGCGGTTGGAATCGCCTGTGGCACCAGAACGACTGGCAGGTACCTCGGGTCGAAATTTCAGACTACGGAATGGGTGACACTGCCCAACGATGTGTTGAAAAGATTGCGGATTTTCTAGGGAATGGCCCGACAGAACTATAATCACTCTAATCAGTCTGTCTGCAGTTTGGCCGCAGACAGCATAAACCTTTCGTGAGCCTATGTGTGGATTGTTTGTGTCCGTAGGCTTCGAGCCTTCTCCAAAATACATCAGAGCTGCTTCTCATCGCGGACCCGACGGTGAGGGTTCGCGCGTTTTCGCTAGCCCATCGGGCCCTGTTGCAATGGGTCACCAGCGCCTCAGTATTCTGGATCCCGCTTCCCGCTCGGCTCAACCAATCTCTGACAATTCCGAACGCTATTCGATGGTCTTCAATGGAGAAATTTACAACTACATCGAACTGCGCCGCGAACTGCAGGCGAGCGGTGTTTGCTTTCGAACGGAGTCGGACACCGAGGTTTTGCTGCAAGCAATCATACACTGGGGGCCGCAAGCTCTCGGTCGATTGATCGGCATGTTTTCGTTCGTCATATGGGACGACCACGACAAGATCCTTCTGATCGCGCGCGACCGAGTGGGGATCAAACCGCTCGTCCTGCATTCTTCTTCGGAGGGGATAGCTTTCGCGTCCGAGATTAAACAGCTCCTGCTGCTTCCTACCTTCAGGCGGCGTATGAACTTGGCGCGTGCGTATGATTTCCTGTCCTCCGGCGTCACAGACCACCTACCGGGAACCATGTTTGACGATGCTTCAAACCTGAGCCCGGGCCGGTTTCTCCGTCTCGATTTGAAGACGTGGCGTCCAGGCCATGCGTTGCCCGCTGAGACCTATTGGACCCCTCCAAGCCCGGACATGGCACCGATCAGCGAAGGCGACGCTGCCGACAAGTTTCGCGAACTATTTTTTGACTCCATTCGGTTGCAGATGA
The genomic region above belongs to Acidobacteriota bacterium and contains:
- a CDS encoding glycosyltransferase encodes the protein MLDKNWLIDRRIALMIKTMQADGHDFRVLYVQEPEGRWERTPMEVPTVAINLEPEQFAPIGDGLFPTPPHVNEVVQRGRTDPRRKRSQDNLIRSEMLAPGPGRLRRGALLSLRAPEVAIELLPHLSMPAILRAPLGLFYSLLSAVSKLGQATRAPADFLSDPVRSAAGVPLHYWDKSVVRYAEQIWRPDMVVANDFPTLRAALEIKRRIRCPVILDAHELYSYQPNVPHNTAKQIFREERVLVRHLDGLILINQEHRKVVQRDSPFRGKTALCPNATTQPEGFDIRVRYDRIREKAPIPDDHKIMLFQGGINRARRIDFLLQGLAQAKSRKVHQVFLTFGQEVEEFKKHAQDLGISGRVHFLPFVPWDDVLFWAASADCGVMPYQATDQNTAISSPNKMYEFIAAGTPMIGSSDLVNVNKIISEEGFGVSIPLRTVADYANAIDLMFDEALGGPERFRSNLIDKHQKYLWQNEVSGAVELYRGVISRHRKARLRR
- the wecB gene encoding UDP-N-acetylglucosamine 2-epimerase (non-hydrolyzing) produces the protein MTKRLARVVGARPQFMQVPTVQRAIEQRGMKHILVHTGQHYDDAMSEAFFRDLDLPKPDINLNAGGLSQGASTGKIMEKLEAWLLTEKPDGVLVDGDTNSTMAAALAAVKLQIPVFHIEAGLRDFDRRRPEEINRIVTDHVATINFTPIPRATLNLSTEGRAHTSCEVGDVLLDCFLHFLPKARSAMREKLDLKPASYDLLTLHRPENTDTVEMERFRSIFSALRTIGRPIIWPVHPRARPILSEFVAAGGDLGSIRLIDPVSYLDMLGLMQGAVRIITDSGGLPREGVWSGKQVVMLFRMDTWHDLIEKRWATIGKTDEASVLAALDAPQSPAREAQAFFGCGQASDRVAEAIANYFEG
- the wecB gene encoding UDP-N-acetylglucosamine 2-epimerase (non-hydrolyzing) gives rise to the protein MKQAQIVTVVGARPQFVKAAPLSRAIRADGRLAESIVHTGQHYDENMSDVFFQELNIPTPKHRLNLGGGGHGKMTGRMIEAVEEILVDEAPEAVVVYGDTNTTLAAAIAAAKLHIPIVHIEAGLRSFNRRMPEEINRILTDHASSLLLCPTSLAMQNLKMEGLSAKAHLVGDIMFDATLHAIETGMRTSDIVDRLGLSPGYAVATLHRSENTDDSSRLRRCVEYISKQADTRKVVLPLHPRTRQRLLDADISLSGIQLTEPLGYVDLHRLLVDADLIITDSGGLQKEAYFHRKPCITLRDETEWIETIECGWNRLWHQNDWQVPRVEISDYGMGDTAQRCVEKIADFLGNGPTEL
- the asnB gene encoding asparagine synthase (glutamine-hydrolyzing) — encoded protein: MSVGFEPSPKYIRAASHRGPDGEGSRVFASPSGPVAMGHQRLSILDPASRSAQPISDNSERYSMVFNGEIYNYIELRRELQASGVCFRTESDTEVLLQAIIHWGPQALGRLIGMFSFVIWDDHDKILLIARDRVGIKPLVLHSSSEGIAFASEIKQLLLLPTFRRRMNLARAYDFLSSGVTDHLPGTMFDDASNLSPGRFLRLDLKTWRPGHALPAETYWTPPSPDMAPISEGDAADKFRELFFDSIRLQMRADVKVGACLSGGLDSSAIVCAQSKARPRCAEPFGAVSAVFPGTSVDESAFIRDVVAASKVRSILTTVRPQTLIEDTEIVLRAQDEPYGSTSIVAQYNVFRAARENGIKVMLDGQGADELLGGYHGCFPYHYRGLVRQMKFLSLVRAMQERKAWHGICVPRSV